The DNA window CAATTGGGCACCCGATGCCTACTATTCTGCCTCTGATTCCTTCACTGTTTTCTTCTCAGCGGGATTATCGAAGGTCGGTGTGTATGGACTCGCAATATTAATCCTTAAAACCTTTACTGAACTTTTCAAGAATAACATTTATCTCCCTGAAGTCATAGCCTGGATCGGTGGAATAACTGCCCTCCTTGGAGGGATTTATGCCTTTATGTCGGATGATGCCAAAAAGCTTCTCGCCTATTCCAGTATCAGCCAGCTGGGCTATGTTCTTGTTGGGCTTGGCCTTTTCACTCCCTATTCCTTTTCTGCAGGAATTTTCCACTCTGTCGCCCATTTCGTTTTTGAAGGGGTTTTGTTTGTCACAGTGGCTGCAGTGATTCACAGAGTGGGCACTTCCGATCTACGCAAGATGGGTGGACTTATAAAGAAGATGCCCATTTCCTTTATTGGCTTACTTTTTGGTATCATCGCCGGATCTGGAATTCCACCAACGGTAGGGTTCCCAGGCAAGTGGCTCCTCTATGAAGCCATCATAATGAAGGGTGACCTCTTCCTTGTGAGCCTCATCTTTTTTGCCTCGATAACGGCCTTCCTTTACTCCTATAAGCTCGTCCATTCCATTTTCCTTGGTAAACTTCATAAGGAGCATAGGAATGTAAAGGAAGCACCTTTGGGATACGTTATCGCAACTATCCTCTTCCTTGTGCCCCTCATTGTGTTCGGGGTCTTTCCTGGAGTCCTTTTTGAAAAAATCTACGCCTTTACAAAGCCTGTATTCAACCATGATGCCTTTTTCACCCTTGACAGCCTGAAGACTCAGATTGGTTTCGCAAAGATGACAGTGGCTGGCATTACCCTCGTATCCATGTTTGTGATCAGTTTTATCCTTTACCTTATTTCTGGGAGGTCTTACAGAGCGAAACAGGAAGATAATTACACGGCGGGTGAATGGGTCGATGAAGATTTCGCTTCCCACTATGCCCAGGAATTTTACGGCTTTATGAGGAAGGCTTTTGGAAAACTCCTGGATTTGAGCGCTGAGAAATTCTGGAATGGAGTTCTGTCGATTTTTAAGGCAGTTGCTGAGATGACAAGAAGGATCTACACGGGGGATGTTAGGGATTATGCCCTGTACCTTCTATTCTTTTTGATAGTTTTGGTATTTTTGGTGGGAGGTAGGCTATGAAGATTTTATTACTCCTTGGGTACTGGATTCTGGTGATCATTATGGGCCTTTTGTATATGGGAATTGCCCGTAAAGTAACGGCAAGGATCCAGAATCGTTATGGACCCCCTTTCTATCAAGCGTTCCTCGATGTTCTCAAGCTCTTTTCTAAGAGGGAAACCGCATCTCACGGTGTTATGCATTCCCTTGGACCTGTGATTGCCTTTGCAGGTATTTCTACCACCCTCCTTTTCCTTCCACTGGGAAAGGGCGCTCCCATTCTCCACTTTCAAGGGGATCTGTTTGTATTTCTCTATCTTATAGTTATTGGACCCCTTGGTATGGCCCTTGGAGCAGGCGAGTCTAACAACCCTAATGCAACCATTGGAATTGCAAGGGCTCTCTCCCTCATGCTGGGCTACGAAATTATTCTCTTTATGGCGACTTTACCCGTTTTTGTGCACTTTAAGACTGCTTCAATTTACGAAGTTATCCTTAAACAAGGTGCATTTCCCAATTGGGCGGGCATAAAATTTCCTCTCTCAATGTTGGGTGGCCTTATAGCATTGCAAGGACTCCTGGGTGAGAAACCCTTTGATCAGCCCATCGCACCCCATGAAATAGCCTCCGGTCCAATGGTGGAGTATGGCGGAAAATACCTTGGCCTTCTTCAACTCTGGCATGCAGTAGGTATAATTGTGGAGACTGGGTTATTCATCGATGTCTTCTTTGGTCCACAGAACATCCTGTGGTTCTTCTTAGGGACCTTTATTGCCTTTATGCTGGCAGTGGTAATTAATGCGGTTATGCCAAGGTTTAGAATTGAACAGGCCATTAGATTTTACTGGGGAGTTCCCCTTTTACTCGTTGTTCTTGGGATTCTTCAATATTACCTCTGGAGGTGAAAATGGGACTTTTTAAAATTTCTCAAGGAAGATCTTTGTGGATGGTACATTTCTGCACGGGATGCGGGGCGGTAGAGATGCCCCCAACGATGACCTCTCGATTTGATATGGAGAGGTTTGGTATTGCTCCGATGGCTACCCCCAGGCAGGCTGATGTTCTCCTCATTACGGGTTATCTTACTGTTAAAACGCTAAAAAGGGTAATTATGGTATACGAACAAATGCCAACTCCAAGATATGTGATAGGCTTTGGCTCCTGTACTGTTAATGGTGGAATTTACTGGGATTCCTACAATGTCATCAAGAATCTTGATCTTTACATTCCCGTTGACCTCTACATCTTTGGTTGTATGCCACGCCCTGAGTCTATCCTTGACGCTTTTCTTAAGTTGAGAAAGATGATTGAAGAGGGTAAGGCCAATAAGTGGAAAGATTACATTGAACGATACGACTGGTACAAGCAAAATCAGGCGAAGCTTTTTGATGTAAACAAATGGAGAGTACAAAAATGAAAATGGAAGAGAAAGTTGTTGAAGAATTGAAGAATATCCTGGGAAACCTCGGAGAAGTCTGGATTCAAAGGGAAAAGAGGGTTTATGCAAAGGTACCAAAGAACCTTGTCCTTCCCCTTTTGGCCTTTCTGAAAGATAAAGGTTTTCATCAGCTGACTGCCATTACCTGTGTGGATTGGCTCAAAAAAGGGAAATTTGAACTTATTTACAACCTTTTCAGTTTAAATTACGAAGGTGTTCATGTTTTCATCAAGACAGAGCTTGAGCGGGACAAAGAAACAATGTCATCGGCCATTGAAATTTATCCGATGGCCTTCGATTACGAGAGGGAAATCCACGAAATGTTTGGAATCGTCTTTGAAGGGCATCCAAGGCTTGATAATTTCATCCTTGAGGACTGGGATGGTCCACCTCCTATGAGGAAGGATTTTGATACTGCAAAGTATGTCGAAGAAAAGTACGGTGTGAAGGACTATACTGAGGAGTTATGGAAACGCAAGGAACAGCCCTACAGGGAGGAGAAAGATGAGTAGAGTGAGAGAGTTCGATTTTGAATATTTCATTGGACCTGCCCATCCGGGTGTCACCGGAAATATGAGTTACCATATCTGGGCAGAAGGGGATACCATTGTTCAGATAGAACCAAATTTAGGTTATCTTCATAGGGCTTTCGAAAAATTGATTGAGAGGAGGATGTGGCTTAAGAACTTCCCTTTGATTCCCAGAATTTGCGTGCCTGACCCCGATGTCAACGAAGTCCTTTATGCTATGGCGATTGAGAAACTTATGGGTATCGAGGCTCCTTTAAGGGCACAGTATTTAAGGGTGTTTATGTTAGAGATGTCGAGAATGGCTTCCTACCTCTTCTACTTCGGCGGCGTGGCAGGTGCCTTGGGGCTCTATACTTTACCCAACTGGTCAATTGGTGACAGGGACTATATTCTCGACCGTTTTGAGGAAATTTCTGGTCACAGGATTTACCACATTTACCAAACCATTGGAGGCGTGAGAAGGGATATCCCCGATCCGGGTTATAAGGACAGGGTAATGGAGCTTATGGATTACCTTGAGAAGAGACTAAAAGATTATGACAAAGTCTTCTTTGAGCATCCCATTTTCAAGAAAAGGGCAAAGGGAGTAGGGGTTGTCGATAAGGAAACCGCCCTTAAGTTTAGCGTTACCGGTCCCAATTTGAGGGCGGCTGGAGTACCTTATGATGTAAGGAAGGTAGAACCTTATCTTGTCTATGATAGGTTAGAGTTTAATGTTCCACAGGTATTTACTGATGGCGATGTCTATTCAAGGGTGATGCAGAGAAGGTTGGAGTTTGAAGAGTCAATAAAGATCGTGAGGCAAGTGATGGAGAATTTGCCAGAAGGTCCTGTAAACATAAAGCTCAGGAATCCTTTCGAGATCAGGGTGCCCGAGGGTGAAATCTATGTGAAGGTTGAATCATCGAAGGGTGAGTACGGATTTTACTTAGTATCGGATGGTGATGTTAAGCCTTACAGACTTCACGTAAGGGGACCAAGCTTTTCCCATGGATTGCAACTGGTAAGACACATCGGACCTGGAACAAACATTGCGGATATTTCACCCATTTTGTTCAGTCTTGATATTTGTCCACCAGATGCAGAGAGGTGAGCCATGAATATGAACTTCAAATTTTTAGATGCTTTGAAATTCCTTGTAAGGAAACCCCACACCGTGAGGGTTCCTT is part of the candidate division WOR-3 bacterium genome and encodes:
- a CDS encoding proton-conducting transporter membrane subunit, producing the protein MYNISLALLSILLGALVFFGTLSHKALRIASLVVGILSILAFTFLYLKPGSLEIVKLGVFAMSFNLTEVSQFFLWIIIASFVLSLFSLLHEERSAFFYLYYFLAFGFAALTVMANDLLTLYMNFELMSLSVFAILLLGVRGNTKEIAFKYMVYSLVGAYFYLGGLFLKFRYSGNIGFGPIVGASTLTQIGIFALLALPFLVKIATMPFHNWAPDAYYSASDSFTVFFSAGLSKVGVYGLAILILKTFTELFKNNIYLPEVIAWIGGITALLGGIYAFMSDDAKKLLAYSSISQLGYVLVGLGLFTPYSFSAGIFHSVAHFVFEGVLFVTVAAVIHRVGTSDLRKMGGLIKKMPISFIGLLFGIIAGSGIPPTVGFPGKWLLYEAIIMKGDLFLVSLIFFASITAFLYSYKLVHSIFLGKLHKEHRNVKEAPLGYVIATILFLVPLIVFGVFPGVLFEKIYAFTKPVFNHDAFFTLDSLKTQIGFAKMTVAGITLVSMFVISFILYLISGRSYRAKQEDNYTAGEWVDEDFASHYAQEFYGFMRKAFGKLLDLSAEKFWNGVLSIFKAVAEMTRRIYTGDVRDYALYLLFFLIVLVFLVGGRL
- a CDS encoding complex I subunit 1 family protein; this encodes MKILLLLGYWILVIIMGLLYMGIARKVTARIQNRYGPPFYQAFLDVLKLFSKRETASHGVMHSLGPVIAFAGISTTLLFLPLGKGAPILHFQGDLFVFLYLIVIGPLGMALGAGESNNPNATIGIARALSLMLGYEIILFMATLPVFVHFKTASIYEVILKQGAFPNWAGIKFPLSMLGGLIALQGLLGEKPFDQPIAPHEIASGPMVEYGGKYLGLLQLWHAVGIIVETGLFIDVFFGPQNILWFFLGTFIAFMLAVVINAVMPRFRIEQAIRFYWGVPLLLVVLGILQYYLWR
- a CDS encoding NADH-quinone oxidoreductase subunit B family protein; this encodes MGLFKISQGRSLWMVHFCTGCGAVEMPPTMTSRFDMERFGIAPMATPRQADVLLITGYLTVKTLKRVIMVYEQMPTPRYVIGFGSCTVNGGIYWDSYNVIKNLDLYIPVDLYIFGCMPRPESILDAFLKLRKMIEEGKANKWKDYIERYDWYKQNQAKLFDVNKWRVQK
- a CDS encoding NADH-quinone oxidoreductase subunit C codes for the protein MEEKVVEELKNILGNLGEVWIQREKRVYAKVPKNLVLPLLAFLKDKGFHQLTAITCVDWLKKGKFELIYNLFSLNYEGVHVFIKTELERDKETMSSAIEIYPMAFDYEREIHEMFGIVFEGHPRLDNFILEDWDGPPPMRKDFDTAKYVEEKYGVKDYTEELWKRKEQPYREEKDE
- a CDS encoding NADH-quinone oxidoreductase subunit D, whose product is MSRVREFDFEYFIGPAHPGVTGNMSYHIWAEGDTIVQIEPNLGYLHRAFEKLIERRMWLKNFPLIPRICVPDPDVNEVLYAMAIEKLMGIEAPLRAQYLRVFMLEMSRMASYLFYFGGVAGALGLYTLPNWSIGDRDYILDRFEEISGHRIYHIYQTIGGVRRDIPDPGYKDRVMELMDYLEKRLKDYDKVFFEHPIFKKRAKGVGVVDKETALKFSVTGPNLRAAGVPYDVRKVEPYLVYDRLEFNVPQVFTDGDVYSRVMQRRLEFEESIKIVRQVMENLPEGPVNIKLRNPFEIRVPEGEIYVKVESSKGEYGFYLVSDGDVKPYRLHVRGPSFSHGLQLVRHIGPGTNIADISPILFSLDICPPDAER